A single window of Pyrus communis chromosome 10, drPyrComm1.1, whole genome shotgun sequence DNA harbors:
- the LOC137746985 gene encoding PI-PLC X domain-containing protein At5g67130-like isoform X2, with amino-acid sequence MPPCSAERGGVSRASSTVVLFLLLFSVLATSSTACSNGNCQVLDACAAATDCGPGLYCGNCPASGKNQPVCTRGQAIVPTSIINGLPFNKYTWLATHNSFSIVDAPPVAGVQRLTLYNQEDTVTNQLRNGVRGLMLDMYDFENDIWLCHSFKGQCFNFTAFQPAINTLTEVETFLSQNPTEIVTIIIEDYVKTPKGLTTLFTNAGLNKYWFPVAKMPRKGEDWPTVTEMVQENHRLLVFTSDASKEAQEGVAYQWKYMVENEAGDPGVKPGSCPKRKESKPLNSKSASLFFQNYFPTYPVEAEACEEHSTPLEQMVSTCYKAAGVMPNFLAVNFYMRSDGGGVFDAVDRMNGPVLCGCSTVSACQAGAPSGSCKNISVPTRSPLTNNAGSFTGSVQFSSF; translated from the exons ATGCCACCGTGCTCGGCGGAACGCGGCGGCGTATCCAGAGCCTCGTCAACTGTCGTCCTCTTCCTGCTACTCTTCTCAGTCCTGGCCACCAGTTCCACTGCTTGCTCCAACGGCAATTGCCAG GTTCTAGATGCTTGTGCGGCGGCGACGGACTGCGGGCCGGGTCTTTATTGTGGTAACTGCCCTGCTTCCGGTAAGAATCAGCCCGTTTGCACCAGAGGCCAAGCAATCGTACCCACTTCAATT ATTAATGGGTTGCCATTCAACAAGTACACATGGTTGGCGACTCATAATTCTTTCAGCATCGTTGATGCACCGCCCGTGGCTGGTGTTCAAAGACTCACATTATACAACCAAGAGGACACTGTTACTAACCAGTTGAGA AATGGAGTGAGAGGGCTGATGTTGGATATGTACGATTTTGAGAATGATATCTGGCTTTGTCATTCCTTTAAGGGGCAATGTTTCAACTTCACTGCATTT CAACCTGCAATTAACACTTTGACGGAAGTGGAAACATTTTTAAGTCAGAACCCGACAGAGATTGTGACCATTATAATTGAGGACTACGTGAAAACTCCAAAAGGGTTAACGACATTGTTTACCAATGCTGGGTTAAATAAGTATTGGTTTCCTGTAGCGAAAATGCCAAGAAAGGGTGAAGATTGGCCCACTGTTACTGAAATGGTGCAAGAGAATCATCGGCTTCTTGTTTTTACGTCTGATGCTTCAAAGGAAGCACAGGAAGGAGTAGCTTACCAGTGGAAATACATGGTGGAAAACGAAG CTGGAGATCCTGGGGTAAAACCAGGCTCATGCCCGAAGAGAAAAGAATCAAAGCCTCTGAATTCAAAAAGTGCATctcttttctttcaaaattaTTTCCCAACATATCCTGTTGAAGCTGAAGCTTGCGAAGAGCATTCAACTCCACTGGAGCAGATGGTCAGTACCTGTTATAAAGCTGCAGGGGTGATGCCAAATTTTTTGGCGGTCAACTTTTACATG AGGAGTGATGGAGGAGGTGTGTTTGATGCTGTTGATAGAATGAATGGTCCAGTGCTTTGCGGGTGTAGTACTGTCAGTGCCTGCCAG GCTGGAGCACCTTCTGGATCTTGCAAGAATATTTCTGTACCAACTAGAAGTCCATTGACCAACAATGCAGGAAGCTTTACTGGCTCTGTTCAGTTTTCAAG CTTCTAA
- the LOC137746985 gene encoding PI-PLC X domain-containing protein At5g67130-like isoform X1, whose translation MPPCSAERGGVSRASSTVVLFLLLFSVLATSSTACSNGNCQVLDACAAATDCGPGLYCGNCPASGKNQPVCTRGQAIVPTSIINGLPFNKYTWLATHNSFSIVDAPPVAGVQRLTLYNQEDTVTNQLRNGVRGLMLDMYDFENDIWLCHSFKGQCFNFTAFQPAINTLTEVETFLSQNPTEIVTIIIEDYVKTPKGLTTLFTNAGLNKYWFPVAKMPRKGEDWPTVTEMVQENHRLLVFTSDASKEAQEGVAYQWKYMVENEAGDPGVKPGSCPKRKESKPLNSKSASLFFQNYFPTYPVEAEACEEHSTPLEQMVSTCYKAAGVMPNFLAVNFYMRSDGGGVFDAVDRMNGPVLCGCSTVSACQAGAPSGSCKNISVPTRSPLTNNAGSFTGSVQFSRSASTVYSPNRLVVFLFYLPLMVFWL comes from the exons ATGCCACCGTGCTCGGCGGAACGCGGCGGCGTATCCAGAGCCTCGTCAACTGTCGTCCTCTTCCTGCTACTCTTCTCAGTCCTGGCCACCAGTTCCACTGCTTGCTCCAACGGCAATTGCCAG GTTCTAGATGCTTGTGCGGCGGCGACGGACTGCGGGCCGGGTCTTTATTGTGGTAACTGCCCTGCTTCCGGTAAGAATCAGCCCGTTTGCACCAGAGGCCAAGCAATCGTACCCACTTCAATT ATTAATGGGTTGCCATTCAACAAGTACACATGGTTGGCGACTCATAATTCTTTCAGCATCGTTGATGCACCGCCCGTGGCTGGTGTTCAAAGACTCACATTATACAACCAAGAGGACACTGTTACTAACCAGTTGAGA AATGGAGTGAGAGGGCTGATGTTGGATATGTACGATTTTGAGAATGATATCTGGCTTTGTCATTCCTTTAAGGGGCAATGTTTCAACTTCACTGCATTT CAACCTGCAATTAACACTTTGACGGAAGTGGAAACATTTTTAAGTCAGAACCCGACAGAGATTGTGACCATTATAATTGAGGACTACGTGAAAACTCCAAAAGGGTTAACGACATTGTTTACCAATGCTGGGTTAAATAAGTATTGGTTTCCTGTAGCGAAAATGCCAAGAAAGGGTGAAGATTGGCCCACTGTTACTGAAATGGTGCAAGAGAATCATCGGCTTCTTGTTTTTACGTCTGATGCTTCAAAGGAAGCACAGGAAGGAGTAGCTTACCAGTGGAAATACATGGTGGAAAACGAAG CTGGAGATCCTGGGGTAAAACCAGGCTCATGCCCGAAGAGAAAAGAATCAAAGCCTCTGAATTCAAAAAGTGCATctcttttctttcaaaattaTTTCCCAACATATCCTGTTGAAGCTGAAGCTTGCGAAGAGCATTCAACTCCACTGGAGCAGATGGTCAGTACCTGTTATAAAGCTGCAGGGGTGATGCCAAATTTTTTGGCGGTCAACTTTTACATG AGGAGTGATGGAGGAGGTGTGTTTGATGCTGTTGATAGAATGAATGGTCCAGTGCTTTGCGGGTGTAGTACTGTCAGTGCCTGCCAG GCTGGAGCACCTTCTGGATCTTGCAAGAATATTTCTGTACCAACTAGAAGTCCATTGACCAACAATGCAGGAAGCTTTACTGGCTCTGTTCAGTTTTCAAGGTCTGCTTCAACAGTCTATTCTCCAAATCGCTTGGTTGTCTTCTTGTTTTATCTTCCGTTGATGGTATTTTGGCTATGA